Proteins encoded by one window of Halodesulfovibrio sp. MK-HDV:
- a CDS encoding transport-associated protein — protein sequence MKRIVTLLLVATLTLPLMGCKEDGPAEKAGKKIDQAVEDAKEKANKLFE from the coding sequence ATGAAACGTATTGTCACTCTTCTTCTTGTTGCAACATTAACGCTCCCACTTATGGGGTGCAAAGAAGATGGTCCTGCAGAAAAAGCAGGCAAGAAAATCGATCAGGCTGTCGAAGACGCCAAAGAAAAAGCCAATAAGCTTTTTGAGTAA
- a CDS encoding sigma 54-interacting transcriptional regulator, whose product MRKKPLILVVDDNPVNLRILVDNLQEKYALVVAKTGEKALEHAVVQRPDLILLDIVLPDMDGFAVCEELQQQEATRSIPVIFISSMQDPEYKTRAFSVGGVDYVTKPFHQAEVVARVHTHLLLKGMRERLEEKNVLVKQELSENRRQLNTLMDNLPGIAYRSDVDKLRTMQFMSVGTHEITGFPHTHFTEDGMEPFISVVAEDDRIELTERLQAALAARLRFEHVYRIQPKSGDSRWVREQAVGLYDDDGTPFAIEGFISDVTESKMQELGICEENRQLKSKMKAHYFGNIVGNSEPMQNIYEMILKAGATDDNVIVYGESGTGKELVSRAVHDNSSRFNRNYVPVNCGAIPEQLFESEFFGHKKGAFTGAVGSRKGYLEQADDGTLFLDELGEISLIGQIKLLRAIEGGGFTPVGGTELVHTRPRIVAATNRDLMELVQQGQMRSDFYYRIHVVPIYIPPLRDRKEDIPLLIDHFLRVLPELDGRPQITTEVLNAFMTYDWPGNIREMQNALHQYLNLGTLSLGGERIITGSNRVGMQVLQEPLDTAMSRFERQYIMDILKANEWHRSHTARTLQVDRRTLFRKMKQHGIDEA is encoded by the coding sequence GTGAGAAAAAAACCGTTAATTCTTGTTGTTGATGACAATCCGGTAAACCTGCGCATTCTTGTAGATAACCTTCAAGAAAAATATGCGCTGGTTGTGGCTAAAACCGGTGAAAAAGCGCTGGAACATGCCGTTGTGCAGCGACCGGATCTTATTCTGTTGGATATTGTATTGCCTGACATGGATGGCTTTGCCGTTTGTGAGGAACTACAACAGCAGGAAGCGACGCGCAGCATTCCGGTGATATTTATTTCCAGTATGCAGGACCCCGAATATAAAACCCGCGCGTTCAGCGTTGGGGGCGTAGACTATGTAACCAAGCCGTTCCATCAGGCAGAAGTGGTTGCAAGGGTTCATACTCATTTGCTTCTAAAGGGTATGCGGGAACGTCTTGAAGAAAAGAACGTACTCGTAAAGCAGGAACTGAGTGAAAACCGCCGCCAGCTGAATACTCTTATGGATAACTTACCGGGAATTGCCTACCGGAGTGACGTGGATAAGTTGCGGACTATGCAATTTATGAGCGTTGGAACTCATGAAATTACTGGCTTTCCCCATACGCATTTCACAGAAGATGGCATGGAGCCGTTTATCTCTGTTGTCGCAGAAGATGACAGAATAGAACTTACAGAACGTTTGCAGGCTGCTTTGGCTGCCCGTTTGCGTTTCGAACACGTTTACCGGATTCAGCCTAAATCGGGAGATTCCCGATGGGTTCGTGAACAGGCCGTAGGGCTATATGACGACGACGGAACTCCGTTTGCCATTGAAGGTTTTATTTCTGACGTTACTGAAAGTAAAATGCAGGAACTTGGTATCTGCGAAGAAAACCGCCAGCTTAAAAGTAAAATGAAGGCGCATTATTTTGGTAACATTGTTGGCAACTCCGAACCGATGCAGAACATTTATGAAATGATTCTGAAGGCTGGAGCAACCGACGACAACGTGATTGTGTATGGCGAGTCTGGCACAGGTAAAGAACTTGTGTCCCGTGCTGTGCATGACAACAGTTCCCGATTTAATCGAAATTATGTTCCTGTAAACTGCGGTGCTATTCCTGAACAACTTTTTGAGAGTGAATTTTTTGGACATAAAAAAGGTGCATTTACCGGTGCGGTAGGAAGTCGCAAAGGGTATTTAGAGCAGGCAGATGACGGAACTCTTTTCCTTGATGAACTAGGTGAAATTAGCCTTATCGGACAAATTAAATTGTTGCGTGCTATTGAAGGCGGCGGGTTTACCCCAGTAGGGGGCACAGAGCTTGTGCATACTCGTCCACGCATTGTAGCGGCAACAAACCGAGATCTGATGGAGCTGGTTCAGCAAGGGCAAATGCGAAGCGACTTTTATTACCGTATTCATGTTGTGCCTATCTACATTCCGCCATTGCGCGACCGCAAAGAAGATATTCCGTTGCTTATCGATCACTTCCTTAGAGTGTTGCCGGAACTGGATGGCCGACCACAGATTACAACGGAAGTCCTCAATGCATTCATGACCTATGACTGGCCGGGTAATATCAGGGAAATGCAGAATGCTTTGCACCAGTATTTAAACCTCGGAACCCTTTCGTTGGGCGGGGAACGTATTATTACTGGGAGCAACAGAGTTGGAATGCAAGTGCTTCAGGAGCCACTTGATACCGCAATGTCACGTTTTGAACGTCAGTATATTATGGATATTTTGAAAGCGAATGAATGGCATCGATCGCATACCGCTCGAACTTTGCAAGTCGATAGACGTACGTTATTCCGTAAAATGAAGCAGCACGGTATTGATGAAGCATAA